In the Triticum aestivum cultivar Chinese Spring chromosome 2B, IWGSC CS RefSeq v2.1, whole genome shotgun sequence genome, tgagggaccgaggagggccggaagcgtggagacaagactcaaatcaatggagcaacaagttttagagagggagagagagattggcCCCAAGGTGTCAGGAAGCCTATTTTACCTATtataatggttgataagatagtcttatcttaagttttaCATGTAACTTAATGATATTAAAATAAAGAGAAATAAGGCTTTTTTATGAGTTTTTTTTTCTCTACTTTATcgtttatcctacgtggcactcatAGGATAGCATCACTATACATGGCCTCAAGCACTTTCAGCCCAGACTCTCCGCCAATAGACGGCCCAGAGAGAGCAGAGCAGACAGGCGCGGCCTGCGGGCTGGGGGCGCGGTCCGGGACCTGGCTGCCTCCGCGTGCTCCCCCACCTCTGCTAGACTGctgcgccgccgctcgccggcccCTCTCGACCCCGGCCCTCAGCTGCGCTACCCGGGATTCTGCGAGCTTGCCATCAACAGGTGATTTCCCCAAGACCCAACCCCAATCCCCATCAAGCACTAGCCTGGTTGTTTTTTCTTCTAACTATCACGGCACTAGTCTAGTCTATCTAGGTGATTTCCCTGATTTGTCAAATTTTCTTTCTTAGGGCTTGCATTGATATATGTTCTTATCAATTCATGTTATAGAAATACTGTTTATTCAAGGTGTAGGTTCTTTCTGTAGGTCATGTAAAGCTCATATCAAACAGTGAAATCAATGATTTGATCTGGTAGTATCTTTTGTATCCCTGCTCTATTATATGTTGTTTTGGTCATGTTTAATCTACTTTGTTGGATCATCAAGTGTTGAAGTTCAAATTTGTGCCATGGAGCCATATTCCTTTAATCTGTTTATGCTTGCCGTGGGGTACTTTTTAGGATAGTTCTAACTTCTAGCTGCTTGATTTTTGGCCTGGGACTTTCTCGAATCCTGGCTCCATGAATCTGCTAGCTATTGTTATGTCGAGTTTCCACCGTCTGAGAATCTGATTATGAGAACGGAACATGATCCATTATAACAGCCCATTGATTCATAGCAGCAAGTTAGCACTTAGCAGTGAGGAATGAGTGGACTTATCTATTAGATCAAATGGCTTTTTTATTTGGAATCGTAAATATTCATTAGCCTTGACTGCATTTGTTTACTAGTCTATTAGATGGAAAAAAAATTGCACACATGAAATCGTGGGTGGTGTTTTTTCTATATCTCTTGCCTAATGTATTATAGGTTTTCAAAACAGAAGAACAAGGGTGGTTCTTTgattatttttttgaaacttcaataCCCAAACGGAAAACTGTAGCGGTGTGTACTTGTGTGTACTTTTGACGGTATAGTGGCGAAGATATATCTTTTATTGGCCTGGATCCTTACTGCATTGCTTCTCTTAAAGAGGTGCCGTTGTTTGAATTTTGATCATCGTTCATCTTCATGACAATCCAGGTCACGATAAGCAGGGGCGCAAGTGGTTTTACTCAATGGTTCATTTCAAGAACAGGTACATGGTGATGGAGGTCTTTATCGACGCTAGCAGAGGAGAGGCTGATCCTGTCATCCTCACCCAGTTCAACATAACCAAAGTGATCAGAGACAGCATCCAGCTCAACTTTGGGGAATGTGGCCTAGCTGCATCTCTTGGATCATTGCAAGGTGCTAATAATTTCTAAAGCATCTTTAATTCCTCTAGGTTGCATCATAAGTGTTTGGGGTGTGTTTTCCGGTTCTGTTTAGACTTGTAGAAGTACTTCTGATCTCTGGTCATCTTCTGCAGTGAAGTATGTAAATCCTGTGACGAAGCTTTGCGTAATCCGAGTGTCGCGTGAAGATCACCAGAAAGTGTGGGCTGCTATCACAATGGTGAAGAGCATTGGGAAGATCCCAGTATCGTTCAACCTCTTGGATGTGAGTGGTAAGTGGATAATTGATGTCTTTGTTCTTTTCCTTTTAACAATTGGTTTGTTGCACCATGAGTCTATTTAACAATCTGCTTCTTAGTACTTCTGAGTGTAAGGTAAAGTTCAGTTAGCAATCACATGACCTCCTTTCTAGTTTTTGTGCATGCATGTGTTTTTTGAGTTTGTTGAAACTAATTCTCTCACCGAGACCCCGAGACTTGGTTTTGATGTATTCCCTGCACAAGCTTTGGCCTGATGATGTATGTTTTTCCATGTATAGAGCCCAGACTTAGGTTCTGAGTGTTTTGTCTCTGCGCAAACTTTGGCCTGATGATGCTACTCCATGTATAGTTTTGATGCTCATCCTCATATCCTTTGATGTGCTAGTTATTTTACTGCCATGCCTAACAGAAAGAATGTTTTGCAAGGCCGATTGTGGCAGTTCAGAGCTGACCATCAATCTACTCCTATCCAGGAAGTATCAGGGCCTGCAAGAAAGCCGCGCTGGAGTGCGAAGAAGCGAAGTTTGAGCAGTACAAGCTGGCTGCTGGTGACCGTATGACGCAGGAGATCATCGAATCCATGCAGAGTTGCTTTGCCAAACTTAAAGGATTAGACAGTTAGTAAATTAAGTTTGTTCCATGCCAGCAGTCTGGAAAAGAACCAGTAATCTAGACAAACGGCATTGTCGTTGCTCGGTCCAAGGCGCCACAAGAAGCCAGCTTCCATGCCCAAAAAAGGCCCATTCTGGAGGGAGCTTGTGgaaaatgatgttcttgtgcaagAAATGTTGTGTAACTAATCATGATTAAGCCAGCATCTGGTATGTCACAAAAGAATGATGCAGTTTAGCCAATGTTTTCCTGTTTCTTTAAGCTGGTACTACACTTTATCAAGCGTTTTCATGTTTCTTGAATCTGATGTTTACGCTTTGCAACAAGAGCATACGCTACATGATAGTTTCACTGATGAAAAGCAGAAAGTGAATAGTACAATGCCCTCAAAGGAAGCAAAGCGAGAGTAAAATTTTACTAGGTCAATAAATATGGGGCATGAGAAGCAAATCAATCCAGACAGCAAACTTTGACGGACTTGTAGCAAAAGCGGAACAGAGGTTAACCAGCTAGCCTATGTGACACAACCCACATCATTTGCTGAAGTGCAAACTATTTTATCTCTTAGTGCTCTCTGCCACCTAGCTTCAATAAGATTGGGGATACGTAGGCACATCACCCCTGATAAAACACAAAACAAATTGTGCAAGAGGGAATGGATGGAAACAAAATTTGGTTGGCGTTTTCAGTCCCACAAGCCACAACCATGCATACCTATCAATTATCTTACCTGATCAATTCAGTCCCTTCAAATTAATACTCACTCCGCcccgaattacttgtcacagaaatggatgtatctgcatgtatttttagttctagatacatcaatttctaTCCATTTGTgtgacaagtaatttgggacgggGGAGTACCAGATAAGAGCAAAACCATGAATCAGAGCAGTTCCACAACGACTGAGCACAAGAAAAGCTCAAGCGACAATCTGGCACATCCTTTTAACCAACTCCCAACATAAATCCGTGTTTACCACAAATACCATCTGTTTCTGTGTAAGCAAGTCGCTTCAAATTCAACTTCAAAATTTATATGACAAAATTGACAAGCAACTTCACACTCAAAGCATTACTTGAATCCCATACATTGATTTTGGATGACGGGAACATTCAACAGAAAGGTCACGAATGTTACATGTATCCTGATTATCAGGGCATGTTACAACTGAGACAGGCAAATAAAGCATCTGCAAAGACAAGCAACCATCACTTTATAAACAGACAACACGGTGCTTTTCCGGCCACAAGGATAATGAGGTGCCAAAAAGAATATCCAAGAACATCCTGACAATTTTTAAACTCACCGAATCACGACAGTGATAACAGGTGTTGCATTTATACATCTTATAACATTGGATTGCATGTAAGCAACAGTACAGTTTGATATAGAAGGTGCATCCTCTTGCAAGTTTGAGGATATGGTAAAACTAGCTTTTCACCTAATGTTTTTGGCACACAGAAGCAATGTTTCCTTGACGACATCAAGCGTAGACAAGGAGGCCCATCAGAAGTTGCCTGCGGATAACACCAGACAGAACCTAATCAGTTTACAAGATTATGAATTTATGATCATGGAAGCTACGCATACTCTATATCAGTACATACCGGAGCAGTGTGATTTAGCTTTCTATTATGGACAATGATTCTTACAACTATACAAAACCTCAGATCAAATAAATACTTCTGGAGATTAGACACAAAACAAAGAGGAGCCTTAGCATTTCTATTTCGTATAAATGAATGTCGTAACTGATCCTCCAATTCGCCTGTTGATTATACTACCCTGCAACAGAATTCTCCCGAGACTGATGATAGATTGGAAACTCCCAAACATCTAATCTCAAAATCTACCGCAACAAATCGATCAACAAGCATCAACGACCCCCAAATCATACCTTATCGAACCGGAGCTCAGTGGTGGTGTCTGTGGCCGTGTTCATGGCCGTGGGAGGAGGAAGAGCAGCCGCCCTTGCCGCCGCTGGTCCCCTCGCCGGCGTCCCCATGCGGATTCCGGCGGCCGCCGTCCGCCTCGTCGTCGCTGCAGTCCTCGTCGAAGGGCACCTCCTTGTGGAAGATGCAGCACTTTTTGGAGCTCTTGCGGCCGAGGGACTCGTTGTCGACGGTCCCCTCCTTCCAGGACACCTTCTTCTTCGCCCGCCGCTTCAGCCGCAGGACCaccgtctccggcggcggcggggcggccgcgggggcggaggaggaaggggaggggtcgATCGTCACGGTCACGGATCCGGATGACGAAGACGACGGAGGCGGCCCGCGGGTAGCCATAGCGATCTGCGATTTCCCCTCGTTTCCTTACTCTCTCGCTTGTCTAAACTTTCCCCCCTTTCGTTGCCCTTTGGATTTTTATTTTTCGTTCACGGCTTGCGGTGCCCCGTTGGGAAATTGGAACGATGGAAGTCCGAGCGTAGAGCACACTTTTTTTTTCCCTTTTGAGGGCGTAGAGCACATTTGTCTCCCATTTGATTATACTGTACCAGTTCGCCACGTTTCTGTCAGAAAATCCAACTTAAAGCTGCACGAGTATTAACAAAATAATAAGGTTGGAAATTCAATTTGGCTTCCGAGAGCATGTGCTCCCGACCCAAAAGTAATTTTTGAAAtgttaaaaaaaatcaaaacaacatTTTTATATGTTGCTAGTCACATCTAAATGCTACCCGTAAATTTTGAGGCAAAAGGATATAACCTTTAGAACTTTAACATTATTGGTGTTCTCGGCAAGGCCCTTATCTCCTAGTTGCGATCTAAAGCGTCATAGTGAAACCATAGACCCGTAAGCTTATGTACTTTATTCACGTGACTGGGAGAGTTCATGTCCCCTACATTTTTTTATATTCTTCTCGTTAGTCTCGATTCCTCGATTATCCGAGAATCTTACTCGCTTCTACATCGAAGTATTCGTGGCCATCTGCCGGGCCTGGTTGGGCTATGGGTCGGGCCTAACAAAGCCCAAATCAGAAAACCTAGGCTAGGGCCTGGTCCAGGGCAGCCATAGGGCCTAATTTTAAGGTCCAAACCCCGGCTCGACAGTGAAAAGGTCAATTGGGCCTTGGATCGAGCCTCTTCCCTAAGATGCAAGAATGGCAAGCCCAGGCTCGGCCCGGTGTGTCCTTCAGGCTCAACACTTAGGCCCGGGCCCAGCCATGTGTGTCCTCTGGGCTCAAAACTTAGCCCCAGGCCCGGCCCGACGTGTCCTTCAGACTCAAAACTTAGGCCCAGGCCCGGCCCGCGGGCAAGACCGGGTCGGGtatcccatggccaggtatacaCCGACGACACACTTGATGGGGTTAATCATGATTCAATACTTTTGCCTGTTCTCAAAGGTTTGGACGAGGTCAGGGATAAC is a window encoding:
- the LOC123045190 gene encoding probable ribonuclease P/MRP protein subunit POP5 isoform X4; the encoded protein is MASSTFSPDSPPIDGPERAEQTGAACGLGARSGTWLPPRAPPPLLDCCAAARRPLSTPALSCATRDSASLPSTGHDKQGRKWFYSMVHFKNRYMVMEVFIDASRGEADPVILTQFNITKVIRDSIQLNFGECGLAASLGSLQVKYVNPVTKLCVIRVSREDHQKVWAAITMVKSIGKIPVSFNLLDEVSGPARKPRWSAKKRSLSSTSWLLVTV
- the LOC123041302 gene encoding protein phosphatase 1 regulatory subunit INH3, with the translated sequence MATRGPPPSSSSSGSVTVTIDPSPSSSAPAAAPPPPETVVLRLKRRAKKKVSWKEGTVDNESLGRKSSKKCCIFHKEVPFDEDCSDDEADGGRRNPHGDAGEGTSGGKGGCSSSSHGHEHGHRHHH
- the LOC123045190 gene encoding probable ribonuclease P/MRP protein subunit POP5 isoform X1, coding for MASSTFSPDSPPIDGPERAEQTGAACGLGARSGTWLPPRAPPPLLDCCAAARRPLSTPALSCATRDSASLPSTGHDKQGRKWFYSMVHFKNRYMVMEVFIDASRGEADPVILTQFNITKVIRDSIQLNFGECGLAASLGSLQVKYVNPVTKLCVIRVSREDHQKVWAAITMVKSIGKIPVSFNLLDVSGSIRACKKAALECEEAKFEQYKLAAGDRMTQEIIESMQSCFAKLKGLDS
- the LOC123045190 gene encoding probable ribonuclease P/MRP protein subunit POP5 isoform X5, which translates into the protein MASSTFSPDSPPIDGPERAEQTGAACGLGARSGTWLPPRAPPPLLDCCAAARRPLSTPALSCATRDSASLPSTGHDKQGRKWFYSMVHFKNRYMVMEVFIDASRGEADPVILTQFNITKVIRDSIQLNFGECGLAASLGSLQVKYVNPVTKLCVIRVSREDHQKVWAAITMVKSIGKIPVSFNLLDVSEPRLRF
- the LOC123045190 gene encoding uncharacterized protein isoform X2; the encoded protein is MASSTFSPDSPPIDGPERAEQTGAACGLGARSGTWLPPRAPPPLLDCCAAARRPLSTPALSCATRDSASLPSTGHDKQGRKWFYSMVHFKNRYMVMEVFIDASRGEADPVILTQFNITKVIRDSIQLNFGECGLAASLGSLQVKYVNPVTKLCVIRVSREDHQKVWAAITMVKSIGKIPVSFNLLDVSGRLWQFRADHQSTPIQEVSGPARKPRWSAKKRSLSSTSWLLVTV
- the LOC123045190 gene encoding uncharacterized protein isoform X3, whose translation is MASSTFSPDSPPIDGPERAEQTGAACGLGARSGTWLPPRAPPPLLDCCAAARRPLSTPALSCATRDSASLPSTGHDKQGRKWFYSMVHFKNRYMVMEVFIDASRGEADPVILTQFNITKVIRDSIQLNFGECGLAASLGSLQVKYVNPVTKLCVIRVSREDHQKVWAAITMVKSIGKIPVSFNLLDADCGSSELTINLLLSRKYQGLQESRAGVRRSEV